Genomic window (Streptomyces sp. RerS4):
ACCCTGGGCCGGGTCGGCTTCGCCGGCGCGGCCGGGGCCGGCGAGGAGACCAGGACGGTACGCGGCACCCTGCCACCCGGCGCACCCGACTTCGTCGAGCTGCCCTTCGACGTGCCGCGCGGGGTGCGGGAGATCGAGGTCTCCTACACGTACGAGAAGGTGAGCGTCCCGCCCGGCACCCCGAACAACGCCCTGGACATCGGCATCTTCGACGAGCGCGGCACCGGCCTCGGCGGCGAGGGATTCCGCGGCTGGTCGGGCGGCGCCCGCAGCTCCTTCTTCCTGCGCGCCGACGCCGCCACCCCCGGCTACCTGCCCGGCCCCCTGCGCGCCGGGACCTGGCACGTCGTCCTCGGCCCCTACACGGTGGCCCCGCAGGGACTCCCGTACGCGGTGACCATCACGCTCCGGTACGGCGACCCGGGCCGCACCCCGAGGCCGATCCACCCGCCGCTGCGGGCCCGGGGCCGGGGCAGGGCCTGGTACCGGGGCGACTGCCACCTGCACTCCGTGCATTCGGACGGCCGCCGCTCCCCCGCCGAGCTCGCGGCCCTCGCCCGCGCCGCCGGGCTGGACTTCATCAACACCTCCGAGCACAACACGAACTCCGCGCACGGGGCCTGGGAAGGGCTGTGGGGAGACGACCTGCTGATCCTCACCGGCGAGGAGATCACCACTCGCAACGGCCACGTCCTCGCGATCGGCACGGACCCCGGCACCTTCGTGGACTGGCGCTACCGGGCTCGGGAGAATCGTTTCGGCCGCTTCGCCCGCGAGATACGCCGGGCGGGAGGGCTGGTCGTCCCGGCGCACCCGCACGCCACCTGCGTCGGCTGCAACTGGAAGTTCGGCTTCGCCGAGGCGGACCTGGTGGAGGTGTGGAACGGTCCCTTCACCCCCGACGACGAGGTGAGCCTCCAGGCCTGGGACGCCACCCTGGCGGGCGCCGTCCCGGGCAGGCCGTGGACCCCGGCCATGGGCAACAGCGACGCCCACCGCGACCCCGACCGGGTCGGCGGCCCGCAGACGGTGGTGCTGGCCAAGGAGTTGAGCCGTGACGCGATCCTGGCGGGCCTGCGGGCAGGTCGCGCGTACGTCGCCGAGTCGGCCGCGGTGTCCCTGTCCCTCACGGCCGTCGGCAGCCGCGGCCGGCACGCGGGCATCGGCGAACGCCTCCCGGCGGAGCCCGCCGAGCCGATCACGATCCGCTGCGAGGCCTCCGGCGCCCCCGGCCGCACCCTGTCCCTCGTCACCGACCAGGGCACCCTTCTCACCACCACCCTCCCCGCCTCCGGCACCGGCGCGGCCGAATGGCTCACGACGCCGCGGTACACGACGTACGTACGCGCCGAGCTGCGGCACGCCCCGACGGTGGCCGGACTCCCGGGCCCGCTCGCGGCGTTCACCAACCCGATCTTCCTCGGCGGCCACCACCACCGCTAGGTCGTGGCACGGCCCAGGTCAAGACACGGCCTGGCGGCGCACGATGGTCGACTGCTCGGTGCAGGTCGCGGCGACCGTGTCGGCGAAGGCCCGAGCCAGTGGCGTGAGCGCGTCCCAGCGGCGGACCGCCCAGCCGACCGGAAGCGCGGGCAGCGCGGGAACGGGAACGAGCCGCAGCGGGCCGTCCCCCGGAACCCGCAGCCCCGGGACGGCGGGTACGACCGTGGGCCCCAGGCCGAGTTCGGTGAGCAGCAGCGCGGTGTCCCAGTCCGCCACGCTGGTGTCCGAGGCCACGCGCACGCCCAGCTCGGTGAACGCCGCGTCCAGGCGGGCGCCGGAGAGGGAGTTCGGCGGCAGCCGGACGAGGCGGAGGTCCGTGAGGTCGGCGGCGTCGACGGTCGACCGGTCGGCGAGCGGGTCGTCCGCGCGTACGGCGAGCACCCAGGGCAGGTCGACGACCGGCCGCTGCTCGATGCCCGGCACCGGAGCGCCGATGGTGATCCACGCCAGGTCCAGCGTGTTCGCCAGCAGCGCGTCGAAGCAGCGGCGGCTGGAGGTCTCGGTCCGGAACTCCAGGCTCAGCCTGGGGTTGCGCCGTCGGAAGCCGACGATCGCCTCGGCCATGAAGTGCCGCAGGGTCGCGCCGCCGGTGCCGACCCGTACGGATCCGCCGGCGCCGTTCGCCAGGTCGTCGAGCGTACGCAGCGCCCGGTCGAGTCCGGTGATCCCGTCGGCGGCGGCCTCGTAGAGGATCCGCCCGGCGGCGGTGGGCACCGTACCGCGCGGGCGGCGTTCCAGCAGGGTCACCCCCGTCTCCCGCTCCAGCCGCTTCACGTGCTGGCTCACCGCGGACTGGGTGCAGCCCAGTTCCCGTGCCACGCCGCTGAGGCTTCCGGTCCGGCACACGGCCACGAACACGCGGAGGTCATCCAGAGTCACAAAACCCAAGCTATCCCTTGGGCTTGGGCAAGGAAACCCAAGGATTGACTGGGCTCGCGGCAAAGCGGCAGGATTTCGCGTGGGCCCAGGCGGCAACCTGTCCGGCGGCCGCGACCGGTTCCGGAGCCGGACGCGAACGCCGGACGGGTGCCGACCACCCCCTGCACCCGGTGTGGTGACGGGAAGCGGTGACAGGAAAGCGGATCGGGAAAGCGGATCGGGAAAGCGGGTAACGGGCTCGTGCCGGGATCGTTCAACAGGCCATGATCGATATCAAGAAGCCCGCACTCGCCCTCGCCGCCTGCGCGATCACGCTCGTCTCGGCGGCGCCCGCGTTCGCCCAGGTCGACAGCCACTGTGGCAAGTACATCTGCGTCATGACCGCACACCACAACAGGTTCGTACAGGACATCACCGTCCAGACCAAGGACGGCCTCCCCGGGACGCTGCGCGCCTACTGGGGCAACTACCACTCGCCGAAGGTGAACGCCGCCAGTCACAGGTGGGCCGTCGGTTACGAGCAGGCGCACTCCAAGCTCGTCTGCGGCGGACTGGAGCGCGACGGCCGCACGATCGAAGACGGCGTCTGCGTGACGATCTGAACCTCTCCACCGACCACGTCCCGCACCGTCCTCCCCTGACGTCGGCGCGGGACGTGGAACTGCCACTCCTCGGCCGCGCCCTGCTCGACACCCATGGCTCCGCTGCTCCGGCCGGAGCACGCCCGCGCGCCGCATGACGGTGGCCGGCTGTCAGCCGGTAAACCTCGGCACCACCAGTCCCGATTCGTAAGCGATCACCACCGCGTGCGTCCGGTTGTGCGCGCCGAGCTTGGTCAACACGTTCCCGACGTGCGTCTTCACCGTTTCCAGGCTGACCGTGAGCGACTCCGCGATCTCCGGGTTGGACAGGCCGGTGGCCATCAACCGCAGCACTCCCTCCTCCCGTCCTGTCAGCGCCGCCCTGGGCAACGCCTTGGCGGAGGCCAGCGGGCGGGCGGCGACCATCCGGCGCAGTGCCGTCGGGAAGAGGATCGCCTCGCCCGCCGCCACCACCCGCACCGCCTCCGCTATCTGTCGGACCGGAAGCCGCTTGAGCACGAATCCGCTGGCCCCCGCGCTGAGCGCGGCGGTGACGTAGTCGTCGTTCTCGAAGGTGGTGATCACCACGACCTTGGGCGGTTCGGCCGACTCGGCCAGCACCTGCCGGGTGGCTTCGATCCCGTTGCGGCGCGGCATCCGCACGTCCATCAGGATCACGTCCGGCCTGAGCCGCCGCGCCTGCTCGACCGCCTCGACGCCGTCGGCGGCCTCGCCGACCACCGTGAGCCCCGGCTGCGTGGAGAGCAGCGTACGCAGACCGCTGCGGGTCACCTCGTCGTCGTCCGCGATCAGGAGCGTGATGGTGCCACCGGCGTCAGGGCTGGTGGCGGCAGCGCCGGTTGGGGCGGTCTCGCTGGAGTCAGAGCCGATCATGCCGATCACCGTACCGGCAGCCGGACGGCCAACCGCCAGTGCCGCGGCCCGTCCGGACCGACCTCGATCTCACCGTGCAGCAGCCGTACGCGCTCCGTCAGGCCGGGCAGCCCGTGTCCGGATGTCGGGAAGGCGTCGCGGCTCGACCTGCCCCGACCCTTACCCGTACGTATGCCTCCCCCGATCGGGTTGACCACACTGAGCTCCAGGCCGCCCGTCTCGACCGCCACCCGGACGTCGATCCGGCCCTGCGCCCCGTGCCGCAACGCGTTCGTCAGCCCCTCCTGCAGTATCCGGTACGCCGCCCGGGACAGCGTTCCCTGCACCTGCGTCATGTCGCCCGACAGCTCCGGCTCCACCTGCGCACCCGTGTGCCGCAATCGGCCGAGCAGCTCGGGGAGGTCGGCCAGGGTGCGGAGCGGCGCTGTCTCCGCCCGCTGTTCGCGCAGCACGCCCAGTACGTAGTCCAGATCCTCCAGGGCGGCCCGGGTCGACTCCTCGATGCTGCGCAGGGCGGCACGCGCCGCTCCCGGATCCGTGGAGAGCAGCTCGCCCGCCACCGCGGCCTGGATGGTGGTCGCCGTCAGGGTGTGCCCTATCGAATCGTGCAACTCGTGGGCGAGCCGGTTCCGTTCGGCCAGACGCAGCTCCCGCTCGGCCGCCAGCGCGAGCCGCTCGGCCGATGAGGGCCCCAACAGCCTGGGTGCCAACCACCGCAGGGTGTGGGTCACCACCACGCACACGATCGCCGCCGCCGGCAGGCAGCCGAGCGCCACCACCCGGCTCTGCCACCCACCCTCCACCCGGGCCGACCAGCCGTACAGGCTGAGGGTCAACTCGGCACCGAACCAACCGATCGGGAGGGTCAGGCCGACGAGGATCAGCACGCCGCTCACCAGCGCCCCCGTCCACCCCAGGGCCACGTGGAGCAGCAGCCACAGAGGAGTGCGCCACCGGTCGGCGCCGGACGGCTCGGTGGGGGCGGGCTTCCCGACGGGATCGTGCACCGGATGGGTCGCCGCCCCGCCCGGTGGGCTCGCACGTTGACGGCGGGCCGGCGGTTCCGGCAACGGCACCCGCAGCAGTCGACGGGCGGACGCGACCAGCGCCCGCCGCGTGGTGTGGGCCAGCCCGAGCACGCCGATCAAGACCGCCCAGACCAGCAGGACCAGAACGGTCTGCACCCCCTCGGGAGCGGATCGCCAGGCGAGCGTCGGCAGCAGCGCGAAAGGCAGCAGTGGAAGGCTCACCAACGCACCGCAACAGGCGAACAACATGCCCACATACGTGGAGCCGCGCAGCAGCGGCCGGATTCCCTTGATCATAATCCGGCCAGTATCACCGGGCGGCTCGCTCCTGGCCTCCCCCGATCGGGGGAGTACTTTCTCCCGCCTTTCCGTGATGCGCATCCGCGACCTCGGGAGCCAACATCGTGCCCT
Coding sequences:
- a CDS encoding response regulator transcription factor, with the protein product MIGSDSSETAPTGAAATSPDAGGTITLLIADDDEVTRSGLRTLLSTQPGLTVVGEAADGVEAVEQARRLRPDVILMDVRMPRRNGIEATRQVLAESAEPPKVVVITTFENDDYVTAALSAGASGFVLKRLPVRQIAEAVRVVAAGEAILFPTALRRMVAARPLASAKALPRAALTGREEGVLRLMATGLSNPEIAESLTVSLETVKTHVGNVLTKLGAHNRTHAVVIAYESGLVVPRFTG
- a CDS encoding CehA/McbA family metallohydrolase; translated protein: MSESVGRRAVFVAGAATVLTLGRVGFAGAAGAGEETRTVRGTLPPGAPDFVELPFDVPRGVREIEVSYTYEKVSVPPGTPNNALDIGIFDERGTGLGGEGFRGWSGGARSSFFLRADAATPGYLPGPLRAGTWHVVLGPYTVAPQGLPYAVTITLRYGDPGRTPRPIHPPLRARGRGRAWYRGDCHLHSVHSDGRRSPAELAALARAAGLDFINTSEHNTNSAHGAWEGLWGDDLLILTGEEITTRNGHVLAIGTDPGTFVDWRYRARENRFGRFAREIRRAGGLVVPAHPHATCVGCNWKFGFAEADLVEVWNGPFTPDDEVSLQAWDATLAGAVPGRPWTPAMGNSDAHRDPDRVGGPQTVVLAKELSRDAILAGLRAGRAYVAESAAVSLSLTAVGSRGRHAGIGERLPAEPAEPITIRCEASGAPGRTLSLVTDQGTLLTTTLPASGTGAAEWLTTPRYTTYVRAELRHAPTVAGLPGPLAAFTNPIFLGGHHHR
- a CDS encoding histidine kinase codes for the protein MIKGIRPLLRGSTYVGMLFACCGALVSLPLLPFALLPTLAWRSAPEGVQTVLVLLVWAVLIGVLGLAHTTRRALVASARRLLRVPLPEPPARRQRASPPGGAATHPVHDPVGKPAPTEPSGADRWRTPLWLLLHVALGWTGALVSGVLILVGLTLPIGWFGAELTLSLYGWSARVEGGWQSRVVALGCLPAAAIVCVVVTHTLRWLAPRLLGPSSAERLALAAERELRLAERNRLAHELHDSIGHTLTATTIQAAVAGELLSTDPGAARAALRSIEESTRAALEDLDYVLGVLREQRAETAPLRTLADLPELLGRLRHTGAQVEPELSGDMTQVQGTLSRAAYRILQEGLTNALRHGAQGRIDVRVAVETGGLELSVVNPIGGGIRTGKGRGRSSRDAFPTSGHGLPGLTERVRLLHGEIEVGPDGPRHWRLAVRLPVR
- a CDS encoding LysR family transcriptional regulator, coding for MTLDDLRVFVAVCRTGSLSGVARELGCTQSAVSQHVKRLERETGVTLLERRPRGTVPTAAGRILYEAAADGITGLDRALRTLDDLANGAGGSVRVGTGGATLRHFMAEAIVGFRRRNPRLSLEFRTETSSRRCFDALLANTLDLAWITIGAPVPGIEQRPVVDLPWVLAVRADDPLADRSTVDAADLTDLRLVRLPPNSLSGARLDAAFTELGVRVASDTSVADWDTALLLTELGLGPTVVPAVPGLRVPGDGPLRLVPVPALPALPVGWAVRRWDALTPLARAFADTVAATCTEQSTIVRRQAVS